The following are encoded in a window of Cervus canadensis isolate Bull #8, Minnesota chromosome 11, ASM1932006v1, whole genome shotgun sequence genomic DNA:
- the LOC122449722 gene encoding PAT complex subunit Asterix-like, with translation MSDPRRPNKVLRYKPPPSECNPALDDPTPDYMNLLGMIFSMCGLMLKLKWCTWVAVYCSFISFANSQSSEDMKQMMSSFMLSISVVVTSYLQNPQPMTPPW, from the coding sequence ATGTCGGACCCACGGAGGCCCAACAAAGTGCTGAGGTACAAGCCCCCACCGAGTGAGTGTAACCCAGCCCTGGATGATCCGACACCAGACTACATGAACCTGCTGGGCATGATCTTCAGCATGTGTGGCCTCATGCTTAAGCTGAAGTGGTGCACTTGGGTCGCTGTCTACTGCTCCTTCATCAGctttgccaactcccagagctctgAGGACATGAAGCAGATGATGAGTAGCTTCATGCTGTCCATTTCTGTTGTGGTGACGTCATATCTGCAGAACCCGCAGCCCATGACGCCCCCCTGGTGA
- the UCP2 gene encoding mitochondrial uncoupling protein 2 isoform X2: MVGFKATDVPPTATVKFLGAGTAACIADLITFPLDTAKVRLQIQGERQGPMQAAASAQYRGVLGTILTMVRTEGPRSLYSGLVAGLQRQMSFASVRIGLYDSVKQFYTKGSEHAGIGSRLLAGSTTGALAVAVAQPTDVVKVRFQAQARAGAGRRYQSTVEAYKTIAREEGFRGLWKGTSPNVARNAIVNCAELVTYDLIKDTLLKAHLMTDDLPCHFTSAFGAGFCTTVIASPVDVVKTRYMNSALGQYSSAGHCALTMLQKEGPRAFYKG, translated from the exons ATGGTTGGGTTCAAGGCCACAGATGTGCCCCCTACAGCCACTGTGAAGTTCCTGGGGGCAGGCACAGCTGCCTGCATTGCTGACCTCATCACCTTTCCCCTGGATACTGCTAAAGTCCGGCTACAG ATCCAAGGAGAAAGGCAGGGGCCAATGCAGGCTGCGGCCAGTGCCCAGTACCGCGGGGTGCTGGGCACCATCCTGACCATGGTGCGCACGGAGGGCCCCCGCAGCCTCTACAGCGGGCTGGTCGCCGGCCTGCAGCGCCAGATGAGCTTCGCCTCCGTCCGCATCGGCCTCTACGACTCCGTCAAGCAGTTCTACACCAAGGGCTCTGAGC ATGCCGGCATCGGGAGCCGCCTTCTGGCAGGCAGCACCACCGGTGCTTTGGCCGTGGCCGTGGCCCAGCCAACGGATGTGGTGAAGGTCCGGTTCCAAGCGCAGGCCCGGGCTGGAGCTGGCCGGAGGTACCAGAGCACTGTTGAGGCCTACAAAACCATTGCCCGAGAGGAGGGGTTTCGGGGACTCTGGAAAG GGACATCTCCCAATGTCGCTCGCAATGCCATTGTCAACTGTGCTGAGCTGGTGACCTACGACCTCATCAAGGACACTCTCCTGAAGGCCCACCTAATGACAG ACGACCTTCCTTGCCACTTTACTTCTGCCTTCGGGGCGGGCTTCTGCACCACCGTCATCGCCTCCCCTGTCGACGTGGTCAAGACGAGATACATGAACTCTGCCCTGGGCCAGTACAGCAGCGCTGGCCACTGCGCCCTCACTATGCTCCAGAAGGAGGGGCCCCGAGCCTTCTACAAAGGGTGA
- the DNAJB13 gene encoding dnaJ homolog subfamily B member 13 — protein MGQDYYSVLQITRNSEDAQIKNAYRKLALKNHPLRSIEPGAVETFRQIAEAYDVLSDPVKRGIYDKFGEEGLKGGIPLEFGSQTPWTTGYVFHGNPEKVFHEFFGGDNPFNEFFDAEGNEVDMKFGGLRGRGVKKQDPPIERDLYLSLEDLYFGCTKKIKISRRVLNEDGYSSTIKDKILTIDVKPGWRQGTRITFEKEGDQGPNIIPADIIFIVKEKLHPRFRRENDNLFFVNSIPLGKALTCCTVEVKTLDDRLLNIPINDIIHPKYFKKVPGEGMPLPEDPTKKGDLFIYFDIQFPTRLTPQKKQMLRQALLM, from the exons GTACCGGAAACTTGCCCTTAAGAACCACCCGCTGAGGTCCATTGAGCCAGGTGCAGTGGAGACATTCAGGCAAATAGCAGAGGCCTACGATGTGCTGAGCGACC ctgtgaaaagaggcaTCTATGACAAGTTTGGAGAGGAGGGTCTGAAGGGCGGAATTCCTCTGGAGTTTGGATCGCAGACCCCATGGACAACTGGTTACGTCTTCCATGGCAACCCAGAAAAGGTTTTCCACGAGTTCTTTGGAGGAGATAACCCCTTTAATG AGTTTTTTGatgcagaaggaaatgaggtAGACATGAAATTTGGGGGACTCCGGGGCCGAGGGGTCAAGAAACAGGACCCTCCAATCGAACGAGACCTCTACCTGTCCCTGGAGGACCTATATTTTGGTTGCACCAAGAAAATTAAGATCTCCCGAAGG GTGCTGAACGAGGATGGGTACTCCTCTACCATCAAGGACAAGATCCTCACTATCGACGTAAAGCCTGGTTGGAGGCAGGGCACACGTATCACCTTCGAGAAGGAAGGGGACCAG GGTCCCAACATCATCCCAGCCGACATCATCTTCATTGTAAAAGAGAAGCTACACCCTCGCTTCCGCAGGGAGAATGACAACCTCTTTTTTGTGAACTCCATCCCCTTGGGCAAG GCTCTGACCTGCTGCACCGTGGAGGTGAAGACCCTAGATGACCGTCTGCTCAACATCCCCATCAATGACATCATCCA CCCCAAGTACTTCAAGAAGGTGCCAGGGGAGGGGATGCCACTGCCAGAAGACCCCACCAAGAAGGGGGACCTCTTCATTTACTTCGACATCCAGTTCCCCACCCGCCTCACACCCCAGAAGAAGCAGATGCTGCGCCAGGCGTTGCTGATGTAA
- the UCP2 gene encoding mitochondrial uncoupling protein 2 isoform X1, giving the protein MVGFKATDVPPTATVKFLGAGTAACIADLITFPLDTAKVRLQIQGERQGPMQAAASAQYRGVLGTILTMVRTEGPRSLYSGLVAGLQRQMSFASVRIGLYDSVKQFYTKGSEHAGIGSRLLAGSTTGALAVAVAQPTDVVKVRFQAQARAGAGRRYQSTVEAYKTIAREEGFRGLWKGTSPNVARNAIVNCAELVTYDLIKDTLLKAHLMTDDLPCHFTSAFGAGFCTTVIASPVDVVKTRYMNSALGQYSSAGHCALTMLQKEGPRAFYKGFMPSFLRLGSWNVVMFVTYEQLKRALMAARASREAPF; this is encoded by the exons ATGGTTGGGTTCAAGGCCACAGATGTGCCCCCTACAGCCACTGTGAAGTTCCTGGGGGCAGGCACAGCTGCCTGCATTGCTGACCTCATCACCTTTCCCCTGGATACTGCTAAAGTCCGGCTACAG ATCCAAGGAGAAAGGCAGGGGCCAATGCAGGCTGCGGCCAGTGCCCAGTACCGCGGGGTGCTGGGCACCATCCTGACCATGGTGCGCACGGAGGGCCCCCGCAGCCTCTACAGCGGGCTGGTCGCCGGCCTGCAGCGCCAGATGAGCTTCGCCTCCGTCCGCATCGGCCTCTACGACTCCGTCAAGCAGTTCTACACCAAGGGCTCTGAGC ATGCCGGCATCGGGAGCCGCCTTCTGGCAGGCAGCACCACCGGTGCTTTGGCCGTGGCCGTGGCCCAGCCAACGGATGTGGTGAAGGTCCGGTTCCAAGCGCAGGCCCGGGCTGGAGCTGGCCGGAGGTACCAGAGCACTGTTGAGGCCTACAAAACCATTGCCCGAGAGGAGGGGTTTCGGGGACTCTGGAAAG GGACATCTCCCAATGTCGCTCGCAATGCCATTGTCAACTGTGCTGAGCTGGTGACCTACGACCTCATCAAGGACACTCTCCTGAAGGCCCACCTAATGACAG ACGACCTTCCTTGCCACTTTACTTCTGCCTTCGGGGCGGGCTTCTGCACCACCGTCATCGCCTCCCCTGTCGACGTGGTCAAGACGAGATACATGAACTCTGCCCTGGGCCAGTACAGCAGCGCTGGCCACTGCGCCCTCACTATGCTCCAGAAGGAGGGGCCCCGAGCCTTCTACAAAGG GTTCATGCCCTCCTTTCTCCGTTTGGGATCCTGGAACGTGGTGATGTTCGTCACCTACGAGCAGCTGAAACGGGCCCTCATGGCTGCCCGTGCTTCCCGGGAGGCTCCCTTCTGA